The Sandaracinaceae bacterium genome contains a region encoding:
- a CDS encoding type VI secretion system contractile sheath large subunit, producing MAGEIEDRGGAQVHWLVAGKFGLGERKKTLALTRADFDDALKNRGIEIVARVPDAVGSDETRTYTLKVESLKHLTLKHVVGAIPELTELAAKADQVAKLKDPSVDSLREVVGEGKLLDAMKQLVAPDEAKPAGGGDGASGDTDAIFEKAEVQKKTAKSAISMFVKATSSAKPKAKPVSRQLRDLVEEVVWGIAADVLRSDEVREVEGSWRGLRFLLTECPKDSQMEVILLETDPEHVVEDLSTRERGDDIDEPDCIFVPHDFRTTEGLREVADLAEQELIPIVVGAAPQLFGSDDLQAIPDAFEALERARNEDLPEWATEWDALRMAESTRWLAVALNRVALHAEGAGVAQRTVFGSGVWAVAAMLAASFRATGGFARIFGKAGSLRAPASHTMGAGRYADTAAPTEAFYAIQPCELLAKNGIFGIGSARNSDQLALIKASCVRGAADAVPLPAQILTGRVVRFASWVKAQLPEGCDSKTANDIFVSAASVFLFPGQEAAAHVRAATTNIDGEAHVMVRAAANPAIASIPFEIAFPLPLGWSVPAPEQSAEESAAPKPDAGDAATVEGETTADKKDGVGLSGGSVGFDASLGKDD from the coding sequence GTGGCGGGCGAAATCGAAGATCGGGGCGGAGCGCAGGTTCATTGGCTGGTCGCGGGCAAGTTCGGGCTCGGCGAGCGCAAGAAGACGCTCGCGTTGACGCGGGCGGACTTCGACGACGCGCTGAAGAATCGGGGCATCGAGATCGTCGCGAGGGTGCCGGACGCGGTCGGGAGCGACGAGACGCGCACCTACACGCTGAAAGTCGAGTCGCTGAAGCACCTCACGCTGAAGCACGTGGTGGGCGCCATCCCCGAGCTGACCGAGCTCGCCGCGAAGGCCGACCAGGTCGCGAAGCTGAAGGACCCCAGCGTCGACTCGCTGAGGGAGGTCGTCGGCGAGGGCAAGCTGCTCGACGCCATGAAGCAGCTGGTGGCGCCGGACGAGGCGAAGCCTGCCGGCGGCGGTGACGGCGCGAGCGGCGACACGGACGCGATCTTCGAGAAGGCCGAGGTCCAGAAGAAGACCGCCAAGAGCGCGATCAGCATGTTCGTGAAGGCGACGTCGAGCGCCAAGCCGAAGGCCAAGCCGGTCTCGCGACAGCTCCGCGATCTCGTCGAAGAGGTCGTCTGGGGCATCGCGGCCGACGTGCTGCGCTCGGACGAGGTCCGCGAGGTCGAGGGCTCGTGGCGGGGGCTGCGCTTCCTGCTCACCGAGTGCCCCAAGGACTCGCAGATGGAGGTCATCCTCCTCGAGACCGACCCGGAGCACGTGGTGGAGGATCTCTCCACGCGCGAGCGCGGCGACGACATCGACGAGCCGGACTGCATCTTCGTCCCGCATGACTTCCGCACGACGGAAGGGCTGCGCGAGGTGGCCGACCTCGCCGAGCAGGAGCTGATCCCGATCGTGGTCGGCGCCGCCCCGCAGCTCTTCGGGAGCGACGACCTGCAGGCGATCCCGGACGCCTTCGAGGCGCTCGAGCGCGCGCGCAACGAGGATCTCCCGGAGTGGGCGACGGAGTGGGACGCGCTGCGCATGGCGGAGTCCACCCGCTGGCTCGCGGTCGCGCTCAACCGCGTGGCGCTACACGCCGAGGGCGCGGGCGTCGCGCAGCGCACGGTCTTCGGGTCGGGCGTCTGGGCCGTCGCGGCCATGCTCGCGGCGAGCTTCCGCGCCACGGGCGGCTTCGCGCGCATCTTCGGCAAGGCGGGCTCCCTGCGCGCCCCGGCCAGCCACACCATGGGCGCCGGCCGCTACGCGGACACCGCGGCGCCGACCGAGGCCTTCTACGCCATCCAGCCGTGCGAGCTGCTGGCCAAGAACGGCATCTTCGGCATCGGCAGCGCGCGCAACTCGGACCAGCTCGCGCTCATCAAGGCTTCTTGCGTGCGTGGCGCGGCCGACGCGGTGCCGCTGCCTGCGCAGATCCTCACCGGGCGCGTCGTGCGCTTCGCGAGCTGGGTGAAGGCCCAGCTCCCGGAGGGGTGCGACAGCAAGACGGCGAACGACATCTTCGTGAGCGCGGCGAGCGTCTTCCTGTTCCCCGGTCAGGAGGCGGCTGCGCACGTGCGCGCGGCCACGACGAACATCGACGGCGAGGCGCACGTGATGGTGCGCGCGGCGGCCAACCCGGCCATCGCGTCCATCCCCTTCGAGATCGCCTTCCCGCTCCCCCTCGGCTGGAGCGTGCCTGCGCCCGAGCAGAGCGCGGAGGAGAGCGCGGCGCCCAAGCCGGACGCGGGCGACGCGGCCACCGTCGAGGGCGAGACCACGGCCGACAAGAAGGACGGCGTCGGCCTGTCCGGCGGGAGCGTGGGATTCGACGCGAGCCTCGGCAAAGACGACTGA
- a CDS encoding VWA domain-containing protein, whose protein sequence is MRRGAWLAGMLLGACSAGGGTSVDAGRSASDGAVADAGRDARAREIPDSGFLACETTTAFADPLPATLLFTVDTSGSMNCPANDRSCANAEPSPAPDDSRLDVFRGVLDEALRGLPDATRAGLLTYPVTFSCARDEPRVPIAELRTARADIDAALSALRPEGITPTHDAVAIGLSRLAARSAEEARFLVLATDGAATVCMGCDAACSFDALDRDNEALIETVRRAASGGVATYVIGVPGSQGYRGILSRMANAAGTARAGCSDAGPTYCHYDLTDAGLDFATALREALGAIGESVLRCEYDIPPNPDGSFDPTRVNVRLTDESGTETSLPRDPGRAAGWDYSDDGARIELHGSACERARAATGGRIDVLFGCPTELI, encoded by the coding sequence ATGAGACGCGGCGCGTGGTTGGCGGGGATGCTGCTCGGAGCTTGCTCCGCCGGGGGCGGCACGTCGGTGGACGCGGGGCGAAGCGCGTCGGACGGGGCCGTCGCGGACGCGGGCCGCGACGCTCGGGCGCGCGAGATCCCCGACTCCGGCTTCCTCGCGTGCGAGACCACCACCGCCTTCGCCGATCCGCTCCCGGCCACGCTGCTGTTCACGGTGGACACGAGCGGGTCGATGAACTGTCCCGCGAACGATCGGAGCTGCGCGAACGCGGAGCCGAGCCCCGCGCCGGACGACTCGCGGCTCGACGTCTTCCGCGGCGTGCTCGACGAGGCGCTCCGCGGCCTGCCCGACGCCACGCGCGCGGGGCTGTTGACCTACCCGGTCACGTTCAGCTGCGCGCGCGACGAGCCGCGGGTGCCCATCGCGGAGCTGCGCACGGCGCGCGCGGACATCGACGCGGCCCTGTCCGCCCTGCGGCCGGAGGGCATCACGCCGACCCACGACGCGGTGGCGATCGGGCTGTCCCGGCTGGCCGCCCGCTCCGCCGAGGAGGCGCGGTTCTTGGTGCTCGCCACGGACGGCGCGGCCACCGTGTGCATGGGGTGTGACGCCGCGTGCTCGTTCGACGCGCTCGACCGCGACAACGAGGCGCTCATCGAGACGGTGCGCCGCGCGGCGAGCGGGGGCGTGGCGACCTACGTCATCGGCGTGCCCGGCTCGCAGGGCTATCGCGGCATCCTCTCTCGCATGGCGAACGCGGCCGGCACCGCGCGCGCTGGGTGCAGCGACGCCGGGCCGACCTATTGCCACTACGACTTGACCGACGCGGGGCTCGACTTCGCGACCGCGCTCCGCGAGGCGCTCGGGGCCATCGGGGAGTCGGTGCTGCGCTGCGAGTACGACATCCCGCCCAACCCGGACGGCAGCTTCGACCCGACGCGCGTCAATGTCCGTCTCACGGACGAGTCGGGGACGGAGACGAGCCTCCCGCGGGATCCAGGCCGCGCGGCGGGCTGGGACTACTCGGACGACGGCGCCCGCATCGAGCTCCACGGGAGCGCATGCGAGCGCGCTCGGGCGGCGACGGGCGGCCGGATCGACGTCCTGTTCGGCTGCCCGACCGAGCTCATCTGA
- a CDS encoding antibiotic biosynthesis monooxygenase has protein sequence MAVEAAEETASEPDVEAEQFVAVSVFVVANDKAEDVHGAFLARPHLVDEAPGFVRMEVLRGLDDPKEFWLVTHWRDEASYAAWHHGHTYHASHAGIPRGLKLVRGSAQVRRMRSIAR, from the coding sequence ATGGCGGTGGAAGCAGCGGAGGAGACCGCGAGCGAGCCGGACGTCGAGGCGGAGCAGTTCGTCGCGGTGAGCGTCTTCGTCGTCGCCAACGACAAGGCCGAGGACGTGCACGGCGCCTTTCTCGCGCGGCCACATCTGGTGGACGAGGCGCCGGGGTTCGTTCGGATGGAGGTGCTCAGAGGGCTCGACGACCCGAAGGAATTCTGGCTCGTCACGCACTGGCGAGACGAGGCCAGCTACGCGGCGTGGCACCACGGCCACACCTATCACGCGTCGCACGCGGGGATCCCGCGCGGCCTGAAGCTGGTCCGGGGGAGCGCCCAGGTGCGCCGGATGCGGAGCATCGCCCGGTGA
- a CDS encoding FHA domain-containing protein produces the protein MLPLLVRITNTQTGETEHSAFPSSPVRIGRNQLNELVLNEGFVSQWHAVVRFDEHKVRYVDLGSTNGTMLNGRRLARHMQVEVDPQSDLRIGPIQLAFARAQVTPDMYAAPRTTIFNLNTLGTSGDSGIMNATMAFNPNDPATEQQNTMFMPQGVPPGAAPQAPASPSVDMQRLLAITEATKPFYQQYRSAWTQVLSALRRQLEAAPGPQRAGLVLSLCQQFPQLTKEPEFRQLASTLGVDPAALGEVDASAWIDRLGGSAAPAGQQINTAVAMERVGAILESYSQAFVELRKGYEQFGEEMALQLVQERTPLRDAQSGQEVLDYLLDWGTDGGERVRELTRAFADLALHQVALLSGVMEGVRSLLGTLSPQQLSGQKNYPLAKSGGGGLLEGIFNSKKASLWRTFADTHQRLAEEDRFSREVFGRNFARAYFMVTGGHMQGNDGSGGGPDRTAQHGYHGSQTSPYNQ, from the coding sequence ATGCTTCCGCTGCTCGTACGCATCACGAACACGCAAACCGGCGAGACCGAGCACTCCGCGTTTCCGAGCTCACCGGTCCGGATCGGCCGGAACCAGCTGAACGAGCTGGTGCTCAACGAGGGGTTCGTCTCCCAGTGGCACGCGGTCGTCCGGTTCGACGAGCACAAGGTGCGTTACGTCGACCTCGGCTCGACCAACGGCACCATGCTCAACGGCCGTCGGCTCGCGCGGCACATGCAGGTGGAGGTCGACCCGCAGTCCGATCTGCGCATCGGCCCGATCCAGCTCGCGTTCGCGCGCGCGCAGGTGACGCCCGACATGTACGCGGCGCCGCGGACGACGATCTTCAACCTGAACACGCTCGGGACCAGCGGGGACAGCGGGATCATGAACGCCACGATGGCGTTCAACCCGAACGACCCCGCCACCGAGCAGCAGAACACGATGTTCATGCCGCAGGGGGTGCCGCCCGGCGCCGCCCCGCAGGCGCCGGCGAGTCCGTCGGTGGACATGCAGCGGCTGCTGGCCATCACGGAGGCGACCAAGCCCTTCTACCAGCAGTACCGCAGCGCCTGGACGCAGGTCCTCTCCGCGCTCCGGCGGCAGCTCGAGGCGGCCCCGGGCCCGCAGCGCGCGGGGCTCGTGCTCTCGCTCTGCCAGCAGTTCCCGCAGCTGACCAAGGAGCCCGAGTTCCGGCAGCTCGCCAGCACCCTGGGCGTGGACCCCGCGGCGCTCGGCGAGGTGGACGCGAGCGCGTGGATCGACCGACTCGGCGGCTCGGCGGCGCCAGCGGGACAGCAGATCAACACCGCGGTCGCGATGGAGCGCGTCGGCGCGATCCTGGAGAGCTACAGCCAGGCCTTCGTCGAGCTTCGAAAGGGCTACGAGCAGTTCGGCGAGGAGATGGCGCTGCAGCTCGTCCAGGAGCGCACGCCGCTGCGCGACGCCCAGAGCGGCCAGGAGGTGCTCGACTATCTCCTCGACTGGGGCACCGACGGCGGAGAGCGCGTGCGGGAGCTGACGCGCGCGTTCGCGGACCTCGCGCTCCACCAGGTGGCCCTGCTGAGCGGGGTGATGGAGGGCGTGCGCAGCCTCCTCGGGACGCTCTCGCCGCAGCAGCTGAGCGGGCAGAAGAACTACCCGCTGGCCAAGAGCGGCGGCGGCGGACTGCTCGAGGGGATCTTCAACTCCAAGAAGGCCAGCCTCTGGCGCACCTTCGCGGACACGCACCAGCGCCTCGCCGAGGAGGACCGCTTCAGCCGTGAGGTGTTCGGCCGCAACTTCGCGCGCGCCTACTTCATGGTCACGGGCGGCCACATGCAGGGCAACGACGGAAGCGGCGGCGGCCCCGACCGCACGGCGCAGCACGGCTACCACGGCTCGCAGACCTCGCCGTACAACCAGTAG
- a CDS encoding VanW family protein codes for MGLRRWLMGAAVVAAGLGLAWAVGELRAYESRPVTLAGVRLPAGDPETFVRRLAAQWHETELSLDAGSQVVRATRRELGGAVDADGALAALREARGDAPLHARVFNAWTDESRALDWDREVNEEITHAFLADLRRRASVDPEPTDVDGRGGRPGVSLNLTPATAAVAEALETDRVFLRLPVRPIAPAAYPVRDAHEARFTEVVAAHETRYAFYGEAAGRARNIELATRFLDGAVIDPGGELSFNEVVGERTFERGFAPAIELARGGRRTEGIGGGVCQAAATLHAAAFFAGFDITEHHPHTRNSSYIPAGLDAAVSWPNKDVRIRNPYPFHVRVRASAYRGTMRVELMGARRAPRVEWNTRVLHRAHAVVEREVDPRLPSGAEEVVDEGEDGSVLERTRTVFWSRGAATQSDRLRYPMVTRLVRVGPGAAASAPEAAP; via the coding sequence GTGGGGCTGCGCCGATGGCTCATGGGGGCCGCGGTGGTCGCGGCGGGGCTCGGGCTCGCCTGGGCCGTGGGCGAGCTGCGCGCCTATGAGTCGCGCCCCGTGACGCTCGCGGGCGTCCGGCTCCCCGCGGGGGATCCGGAGACCTTCGTCCGCCGGCTCGCCGCGCAGTGGCACGAGACCGAGCTGAGCCTGGACGCCGGCTCGCAGGTGGTGCGGGCCACCCGGCGGGAGCTCGGCGGAGCGGTCGACGCGGACGGCGCGCTCGCGGCGCTGCGAGAGGCGCGCGGAGACGCGCCGCTCCACGCGCGCGTCTTCAACGCCTGGACGGACGAGAGCCGGGCCCTCGACTGGGACCGCGAGGTGAACGAAGAGATCACGCACGCGTTCCTCGCGGACCTCCGCCGCCGGGCCAGCGTGGACCCGGAGCCGACCGACGTCGACGGACGCGGCGGCCGCCCGGGCGTGTCGTTGAACCTGACGCCGGCCACCGCGGCCGTGGCCGAGGCGCTCGAGACCGATCGCGTCTTCCTGCGCCTCCCCGTGCGGCCCATCGCGCCGGCCGCGTACCCGGTGCGGGACGCGCACGAGGCGCGCTTCACCGAGGTCGTGGCCGCGCACGAGACCCGCTACGCGTTCTACGGAGAGGCGGCCGGTCGCGCGCGCAACATCGAGCTGGCGACCCGCTTCCTCGACGGGGCCGTGATCGACCCCGGGGGGGAGCTGTCCTTCAACGAGGTGGTGGGCGAGCGCACCTTCGAGCGCGGCTTCGCGCCCGCGATCGAGCTGGCCCGCGGCGGCCGGCGGACCGAGGGCATCGGCGGTGGGGTCTGCCAGGCGGCGGCGACGCTGCACGCCGCGGCCTTCTTCGCGGGCTTCGACATCACCGAGCACCATCCCCACACCCGCAACTCGAGCTACATCCCGGCCGGCCTCGACGCCGCGGTGAGCTGGCCGAACAAGGACGTCCGGATCCGCAACCCGTACCCGTTCCACGTGCGCGTCCGCGCGAGCGCCTACCGCGGGACGATGCGGGTGGAGCTGATGGGAGCGCGCCGCGCGCCGCGGGTGGAGTGGAACACCCGCGTGTTGCATCGAGCCCACGCCGTGGTCGAGCGCGAGGTGGACCCGCGGCTCCCGAGCGGGGCCGAGGAGGTCGTCGACGAGGGGGAAGACGGCTCCGTGCTCGAGCGCACCCGGACCGTGTTCTGGTCCCGCGGCGCGGCCACCCAGTCCGATCGGCTGCGCTACCCGATGGTCACTCGGCTGGTGCGGGTGGGTCCTGGCGCGGCGGCCAGCGCTCCGGAGGCCGCACCGTGA
- the tssH gene encoding type VI secretion system ATPase TssH, with amino-acid sequence MTPTARQMLEAAIGRAASSGHYEVTIEHFLAQMVEPDDGDLAAIYQHFGKNRKPLQNRVEKILQHMKTGNSSRPVFSGSLWKWIQDGWVYGSLEYGAGLIRTGHLFYTLIRHPGRYIGEVLPELEDFSLEELEKDLDEALSVTREEFEAGAVQTSSGGGAGGGEGGPAPRKGEGALDRFCTNFTEEVRQGRLDPIFGRHREIRQCVDILSRRRKNNPIIVGEPGVGKTALVEGLAHAIVAGDVPKHIARCEVMALDLGALQAGAAMKGEFENRLKAVINEVKGSDKPIILFIDEAHTLIGAGGQKGGGDAANLLKPALARGELRTVAATTWAEYKQYFEKDAALERRFQPVKVDEPSEENAIVMLRGLRELYEKSHKVRIKDEAIIAAVELSNRYIAGRLLPDKAVDLLDTTAARVRVGRQTKPESLIEIEAEIAALERATQAIQRDVEHGEEKRREELEESLQSLENKKILRQELFERWQVELAQVEAILRERGELDEEEEGDEAEAEGDGKPAEDAVSETAKDEPPPVAEAQAEASASDGSNGAGQVSDDEDKLIHVDVDADAVAHTVSVWTGIPLGKMQRDAVGNVLALEEKLRQRVKGQEPAVEAISQACRMAFAGVRNPDAPVGVFLFVGPSGVGKTETALALADELYGGERFVTQINMSEYQDKSAISGLIGSRAGLVGYGEGGILTNSVRQRPYSVVLLDECEKADPEVLNLFYQVFDKGEMNDSEGRNINFRNTICILTSNLATDEIMKAYEGDETPEVSDVVAQIRPILSKWFKPALLARMTIVPYRPIDPETMKMIAGLKLNRLVRRIRESHGIETTFEPELVEELAKRCTESETGARNVDHILRSTLTPMIAQGLLERMADGDEPSGIEVSIAPSGEWRVDVDVA; translated from the coding sequence ATGACGCCGACAGCTCGGCAGATGCTCGAGGCCGCCATCGGGCGCGCCGCGAGCTCCGGGCACTATGAGGTGACCATCGAGCATTTCCTCGCTCAGATGGTCGAGCCGGACGACGGCGACCTCGCGGCCATCTACCAGCACTTCGGCAAGAACCGAAAGCCGCTGCAGAACCGCGTGGAGAAGATCCTCCAGCACATGAAGACGGGCAACTCGTCTCGCCCCGTCTTCAGCGGCTCGCTCTGGAAGTGGATCCAGGACGGCTGGGTCTACGGATCGCTGGAGTACGGCGCCGGGCTCATCCGCACCGGGCACCTCTTCTACACCCTCATCCGTCACCCCGGCCGCTACATCGGCGAGGTGCTCCCCGAGCTCGAGGACTTCTCGCTCGAGGAGCTCGAGAAGGATCTCGACGAGGCGCTCAGCGTCACGCGCGAGGAGTTCGAGGCCGGCGCGGTCCAGACGAGCAGCGGCGGCGGCGCGGGCGGCGGCGAAGGCGGCCCGGCCCCCCGCAAGGGCGAGGGCGCGCTCGACCGCTTCTGCACCAACTTCACCGAAGAGGTCCGGCAGGGTCGGCTCGATCCCATCTTCGGCCGGCACCGCGAGATCCGGCAGTGCGTCGACATCCTGAGCCGGCGCCGCAAGAACAACCCCATCATCGTCGGTGAGCCCGGCGTCGGGAAGACCGCCCTCGTCGAGGGCCTCGCGCACGCCATCGTGGCCGGGGACGTGCCCAAGCACATCGCCCGCTGCGAGGTGATGGCGCTCGACCTCGGCGCGCTCCAGGCGGGCGCGGCGATGAAGGGCGAGTTCGAGAACCGCCTCAAGGCCGTGATCAACGAGGTGAAGGGCTCCGACAAGCCCATCATCCTCTTCATCGACGAGGCGCACACGCTGATCGGCGCGGGCGGGCAGAAGGGCGGCGGCGACGCGGCGAACCTGCTCAAGCCGGCGCTCGCGCGGGGTGAGCTGCGGACCGTCGCGGCTACGACGTGGGCCGAGTACAAGCAGTACTTCGAGAAGGACGCCGCGCTCGAGCGCCGCTTCCAGCCGGTCAAGGTCGACGAGCCGAGCGAAGAGAACGCGATCGTCATGCTGCGCGGCCTCCGCGAGCTCTACGAGAAGAGCCACAAGGTCCGCATCAAGGACGAGGCGATCATCGCCGCCGTCGAGCTCTCCAACCGCTACATCGCGGGGCGTCTGCTGCCCGACAAGGCGGTCGACCTCCTCGACACCACCGCGGCGCGGGTCCGCGTCGGCCGGCAGACCAAGCCCGAGTCGCTCATCGAGATCGAGGCCGAGATCGCGGCCCTCGAGCGCGCCACCCAGGCCATCCAGCGGGACGTGGAGCACGGCGAGGAGAAGCGCCGCGAGGAGCTCGAAGAGAGCCTGCAGAGCCTCGAGAACAAGAAGATCCTCCGCCAGGAGCTCTTCGAGCGCTGGCAGGTGGAGCTGGCCCAGGTGGAGGCCATCCTCCGCGAGCGCGGTGAGCTCGACGAGGAGGAGGAGGGCGACGAGGCCGAGGCGGAGGGCGACGGCAAGCCGGCCGAGGACGCCGTGAGCGAGACGGCCAAGGACGAGCCGCCGCCCGTGGCGGAGGCGCAGGCCGAGGCGTCGGCGAGCGACGGCAGCAACGGCGCTGGCCAGGTCAGCGACGACGAGGACAAGCTCATCCACGTCGACGTGGACGCGGACGCGGTCGCGCACACCGTCTCGGTCTGGACCGGCATCCCCCTCGGGAAGATGCAGCGGGACGCGGTCGGCAACGTGCTCGCGCTCGAGGAGAAGCTGCGCCAGCGGGTGAAGGGTCAGGAGCCCGCGGTCGAGGCCATCTCGCAGGCGTGCCGCATGGCCTTCGCGGGTGTGCGCAACCCGGACGCGCCGGTGGGCGTGTTCCTCTTCGTCGGCCCGTCCGGCGTCGGCAAGACGGAGACCGCGCTCGCGCTGGCGGACGAGCTCTACGGCGGCGAGCGCTTCGTCACTCAGATCAACATGAGCGAGTACCAGGACAAGAGCGCGATCTCGGGCCTCATCGGCTCGCGCGCCGGCCTGGTCGGCTACGGCGAGGGCGGCATCCTCACCAACTCGGTGCGGCAGCGGCCCTACTCGGTCGTGCTGCTCGACGAGTGCGAGAAGGCCGACCCCGAGGTGCTCAACCTCTTCTATCAGGTCTTCGACAAGGGAGAAATGAACGACTCCGAGGGTCGGAACATCAACTTCCGCAACACGATCTGCATCCTGACCAGCAACCTGGCCACGGACGAGATCATGAAGGCCTACGAGGGCGACGAGACGCCCGAGGTCAGCGACGTGGTCGCGCAGATCCGGCCCATCCTGAGCAAGTGGTTCAAGCCCGCGCTCCTCGCGCGCATGACCATCGTGCCGTACCGCCCGATCGACCCCGAGACGATGAAGATGATCGCGGGCCTCAAGCTCAACCGGCTCGTCCGGCGCATCCGCGAGTCGCACGGGATCGAGACGACGTTCGAGCCGGAGCTCGTCGAGGAGCTGGCCAAGCGCTGCACCGAGAGCGAGACCGGGGCGCGCAACGTCGACCACATCCTGCGCAGCACGCTCACGCCGATGATCGCGCAGGGCTTGCTCGAGCGCATGGCCGACGGCGACGAGCCGTCCGGGATCGAGGTGTCCATCGCCCCGAGCGGCGAGTGGCGCGTCGACGTGGACGTGGCCTGA
- a CDS encoding protein kinase → MKTQGMVGATHQGLGPDAKKAASKAEGRPESGVQRVAEKPEPSSVERILSGTQKGLGVRIATKAAPTAPPPIRVETPAEPPPSPEPGPLARLLAATQRGLGLKLATRSEPVVRTAAPDEAPATEAPPSAADAAEKKTAGASVKVVMASGLYKTAAGVVGQRLIKEHAAALRAYLTVQMRDGEAAQKAIAAIEDDCEQGITEEIERAPTKKAGLFLSAKNLVEYERLFGAGLDAPMSAVPWEPTPPGRPDNWGRGLDEVRFGLGADEQEVLQLHVCAGLNVEELSYVLGVPRDAISRKVEAAVGYAKLLLEDIFEDVPPLEELLPDAFLIAPPTAEQLAAARPKVVPLPTGTVIGDRYEIESKLGGGEFAYVYRARDVRVPGHVVALKLLHRGARTPAAREGAIRELSLIASAFHPSLVQFKDHGWYEERLWFVMPFYQGELLLDCIRRGPLPLDEALAHFERLARALAALHAAGIRHQDIKPENLFLVQLRTGASDEEPETLPILLDLGVAAPNGEMALAGTPMYFSPEVAARIFDEHAEVPLSNKADVFALALSLLHTIEEADLSDLQSTDVDGFLRKRSKVAPSGPRSSELEFLKPHFARWLSPDPNDRPSAGAFADEIAELRSSRVSGSAGVAPKKLRGLLVGATLAGLFAGCAMLTDAPPRTLVVTQGSVAAAEPMEASERERLLRERLSTEEARAQALEDELTTLRRRQLRLDD, encoded by the coding sequence ATGAAGACGCAGGGCATGGTCGGCGCAACCCATCAGGGGTTGGGGCCCGACGCGAAGAAGGCCGCGAGCAAGGCCGAGGGACGGCCGGAGTCCGGCGTGCAGCGCGTCGCCGAGAAGCCCGAGCCGTCGAGCGTCGAGCGCATCCTCTCCGGCACGCAGAAGGGCCTGGGCGTGCGCATCGCCACCAAGGCCGCGCCCACCGCGCCGCCGCCCATCCGCGTCGAGACGCCCGCCGAGCCGCCGCCGAGCCCCGAGCCCGGCCCGCTCGCGCGCCTGCTCGCGGCGACGCAGCGCGGCCTCGGCCTCAAGCTCGCCACCCGGAGCGAGCCGGTCGTCCGGACCGCCGCGCCCGACGAGGCGCCCGCCACGGAGGCCCCGCCGAGCGCCGCCGACGCAGCCGAGAAGAAGACCGCTGGCGCCTCCGTGAAGGTCGTCATGGCGAGCGGTCTCTACAAGACCGCGGCCGGCGTCGTGGGCCAGCGGCTCATCAAGGAGCACGCCGCGGCGCTGCGCGCCTACCTCACGGTCCAGATGCGGGACGGCGAGGCGGCGCAGAAGGCCATCGCCGCGATCGAGGACGACTGCGAGCAGGGCATCACCGAGGAGATCGAGCGCGCGCCCACCAAGAAGGCCGGCCTGTTCCTCTCCGCGAAGAACCTCGTGGAGTACGAGCGGCTCTTCGGCGCGGGCCTCGACGCCCCGATGAGCGCCGTGCCCTGGGAGCCGACCCCTCCCGGTCGGCCCGACAACTGGGGCCGAGGGCTCGACGAGGTCCGCTTCGGGCTCGGCGCAGATGAGCAAGAAGTGTTGCAGCTCCATGTCTGCGCGGGGTTGAACGTCGAGGAGTTGTCCTACGTGCTCGGCGTGCCCCGCGACGCCATCTCGCGGAAGGTGGAGGCGGCCGTCGGCTACGCCAAGCTCCTCCTCGAGGACATCTTCGAGGACGTGCCGCCGCTCGAGGAGCTGCTGCCGGACGCGTTCCTCATCGCGCCGCCGACGGCCGAGCAGCTCGCCGCCGCGCGCCCCAAGGTGGTGCCGCTCCCGACGGGCACCGTCATCGGCGACCGCTACGAGATCGAGTCGAAGCTCGGCGGCGGCGAGTTCGCCTACGTCTACCGCGCGCGCGACGTGCGCGTGCCGGGCCACGTCGTGGCCCTGAAGCTGCTCCACCGGGGCGCGCGCACCCCCGCGGCCCGCGAGGGGGCCATCCGGGAGCTGTCGCTGATCGCCAGCGCGTTCCACCCGTCCCTGGTCCAGTTCAAGGACCACGGCTGGTACGAGGAGCGCCTCTGGTTCGTGATGCCCTTCTACCAGGGCGAGCTGCTCCTCGACTGCATCCGCCGCGGACCGCTCCCGCTCGATGAAGCGCTCGCGCACTTCGAGCGCCTCGCGCGCGCGCTCGCCGCGCTGCACGCGGCGGGGATCCGTCACCAGGACATCAAGCCCGAGAACCTCTTCCTCGTGCAGCTCCGCACCGGGGCGAGCGACGAGGAGCCCGAGACGCTGCCCATCCTCCTCGACCTCGGCGTGGCGGCGCCCAACGGCGAGATGGCCCTCGCGGGCACGCCCATGTACTTCTCGCCCGAGGTCGCGGCCCGCATCTTCGACGAGCACGCCGAGGTGCCGCTCTCCAACAAGGCCGACGTCTTCGCGCTCGCGCTCTCCCTCCTCCACACCATCGAGGAGGCCGACCTGTCGGACCTGCAGTCGACCGACGTCGACGGCTTCCTGCGCAAGCGCAGCAAGGTCGCGCCGTCGGGGCCGCGGTCGAGCGAGCTCGAGTTCCTGAAGCCGCACTTCGCCCGCTGGCTGTCTCCGGACCCGAACGACCGCCCGAGCGCGGGCGCGTTCGCGGACGAGATCGCGGAGCTGCGCTCTTCGCGGGTGAGCGGCAGCGCTGGCGTCGCCCCCAAGAAGCTCCGCGGCCTGCTCGTCGGCGCCACGCTCGCGGGGCTCTTCGCGGGCTGCGCCATGCTCACCGACGCCCCGCCGCGCACGCTCGTGGTCACCCAGGGATCGGTGGCCGCCGCGGAGCCGATGGAGGCGAGCGAGCGTGAGCGGCTGCTCCGCGAGCGCCTCTCGACCGAAGAGGCGCGCGCCCAGGCGCTCGAGGACGAGCTCACCACGCTGCGTCGCCGCCAGCTCCGCCTCGACGATTGA